A genomic region of Miscanthus floridulus cultivar M001 chromosome 3, ASM1932011v1, whole genome shotgun sequence contains the following coding sequences:
- the LOC136542467 gene encoding uncharacterized protein, whose product MVVVAVGGGGGGGWGTWEELVLGGAVLRHGGAAWATVADELRTRSPCTFSPEECEAKFAEIQLRYSACNAWFEELRKQRVAELKRDLEKSENSIGSLQSVIQSLSNSKHVDGSSECRTSHTESCPRSENTADTNSSGKETSRDRSSAASFTEEASNSQKSQKVQQCDTDSIQAINPSPDESYPRAQVEKVGPKDGLLWGSRKQRGRRARRTLLKGGDSSGDGEPTSTACIQREGSSEGCMKNLKTPNVESVVMKKGVKTPKVESGVMNKDLKTPNVGSGIMKKGLKTPKVESDLMKKGVRTPKAESDVMKKGLKISKVEPDVIKDLKTPKAGSDVMKKGLRSPKAECGQLVIERVKLKLAEILNTISTQDDCKMLQRQLDTQRKRARYKKMIRRHMDFRILHSKVKSGAISCTKELLRDMLIFINNVIAFYPKATLEHMAAVELRDFACKTVKQSASLFLKSHGETRTAGAPVVKKNARALQPGHPGPGDARAIKVSSRDTTAKEGDGKRPCSDELANQKTIQRNEQAKKRGVGRPPKSGQRIAEAQEDSPIKGRKRGAGALVDSPSKGRKRSAAAQEDSPSKGGKKSRR is encoded by the exons atggtggtggtggcggtgggagggggcggtggcggcggctggggGACGTGGGAGGAGCTGGTGCTGGGCGGCGCAGTGCTCCGGCATGGGGGCGCAGCGTGGGCCACCGTGGCCGACGAGCTCCGGACCCGCTCCCCGTGCACCTTCTCGCCCGAG GAATGTGAAGCAAAATTTGCAGAGATACAGTTGCGGTACTCTGCATGCAA TGCTTGGTTTGAAGAGCTTCGTAAGCAGAGAGTTGCTGAACTCAAAAGGGATTTGGAGAAGTCGGAAAATTCTATTGG ATCCCTCCAATCTGTTATTCAAAGCCTCAGCAATAGCAAACATGTTGATGGGAGTTCTGAATGCCGCACCAGTCATACTGAATCATGTCCGCGCTCCGAAAATACAGCAGATACTAATTCCTCAGGTAAAGAAACGTCCAGGGATAGATCATCAGCTGCTAGTTTCACAGAGGAAGCAAGCAACAGTCAGAAATCTCAGAAAGTGCAGCAGTGTGATACTGATTCAATTCAAGCTATCAATCCATCACCAGATGAGTCATATCCCCGGGCCCAAGTTGAAAAGGTCGGTCCCAAAGATGGCTTGCTTTGGGGTTCTAGAAAACAAAGAGGAAGGAGAGCTAGAAGGACACTTCTGAAAGGTGGTGATAGTAGTGGGGATGGTGAGCCTACATCTACAGCATGCATACAGAGGGAGGGTTCGTCTGAAGGCTGCATGAAGAACTTGAAAACTCCAAATGTAGAATCAGTTGttatgaagaagggtgtgaaaaCTCCAAAGGTAGAATCTGGTGTGATGAATAAGGAtttgaaaactccaaatgtaGGATCTGGTATAATGAAGAAGGGCTTGAAAACTCCCAAAGTAGAATCTgatttgatgaagaagggcgtGAGAACTCCTAAAGCAGAATCTGATGTTATGAAGAAGGGGTTGAAAATTTCCAAAGTAGAACCTGATGTTATAAAGGACTTGAAAACTCCCAAAGCAGGATCTGATGTTATGAAGAAGGGCTTGAGATCTCCAAAGGCAGAATGTGGCCAGCTTGTGATTGAGAGAGTTAAACTGAAGCTGGCAGAAATTTTGAATACTATATCGACTCAAGATGACTGCAAAATGTTGCAACGCCAACTTGATACCCAG AGGAAAAGAGCTAGATATAAGAAGATGATTCGCCGGCATATGGACTTCCGAATACTTCACTCTAAGGTCAAGAGTGGCGCAATCTCTTGCACCAAGGAGCTCCTGAGAGATATGCTCATTTTCATCAATAATGTAATAGCCTTCTACCCGAAGGCTACATTGGAGCACATGGCGGCGGTTGAGCTTCGTGACTTTGCATGCAAAACAGTGAAGCAGAGTGCAAGCTTGTTCTTGAAAAGCCATGGAGAGACCAGAACAGCTGGTGCCCCTGTAGTAAAGAAGAATGCTCGAGCCCTGCAGCCTGGACACCCTGGCCCTGGTGATGCAAGGGCAATCAAGGTTTCTTCAAGGGACACTACTGCCAAGGAAGGAGATGGCAAGAGACCTTGCAGTGATGAGCTGGCTAATCAAAAGACTATACAGAGAAATGAGCAAGCCAAGAAGAGAGGTGTGGGTCGGCCTCCAAAGAGTGGGCAGAGGATTGCTGAGGCGCAGGAAGATAGCCCCATCAAAGGCCGGAAAAGGGGTGCTGGGGCACTGGTAGATAGCCCCAGCAAAGGCAGGAAGAGGAGTGCGGCAGCACAGGAGGATAGCCCCAGCAAAGGGGGCAAGAAGAGCCGGCGGTGA